The Oryzias melastigma strain HK-1 linkage group LG6, ASM292280v2, whole genome shotgun sequence genome includes a window with the following:
- the zgc:101540 gene encoding hsFATP2a_ACSVL_like domain-containing protein, with translation MNFVTNREAALRPACALRPAAEMTMWFTVLAGLVVLSFSYVKAFCPHLPADCVYILRSLGLGFRLLKYRKRKPIYSVLDCFLDAVKRHPAKTFLHFEGREYSYEEVDRQSNKVARALQAEARLKEGDTVALFLPNEPGFVWTWLGLAKLGCPAALLNFNIRSKSLLHCFSCCGAKVIITCTELQDAVEEILPTLREQGISVYLMSDKCGVQGINPLSEKISKASDQPLSRDLRANIHIRTTALYIYTSGTTGLPKAAVVTHERVWAASFLQAASGVTSEDVFYINLPLYHSAGFLIGLCGSIERGNTVVLRRKFSASQFWDDCRKNNVTVMQYIGETLRYLCNMPKKDNEKNHKVRIAIGNGLRTDVWTEFLNRFGDIKIRELYAATEGNIGFINYTSKIGAVGRVNFVHRFLFPYTLIKFDIEKEEPVRNSQGLCIEASTGETGLLVGKITHRSPFVGYAGNKQQTEKKRLSDVLVKGDLYFNTGDLLRFDKDNFVYFQDRVGDTFRWKGENVATSEVADILTMAHCIQEANVYGVKVEGHEGRIGMAAVTLREGEDFDCSDSYRHVVNYLPAYARPRFIRVQPCLEMTGTFKMKKVKLVEEGFNPSLITDPLFFLDLEKKKYVPLTEEIYKAITLKEIKL, from the exons ATGAACTTTGTCACAAATAGAGAAGCTGCTCTGCGTCCTGCGTGCGCGCTGCGCCCTGCTGCAGAAATGACCATGTGGTTCACGGTTCTGGCCGGGCTGGTCGTCCTGTCGTTCTCATACGTGAAGGCGTTCTGCCCGCACCTCCCGGCGGACTGCGTGTACATCCTGAGGAGCCTCGGGCTGGGCTTCAGGCTGCTCAAGTACAGGAAAAGGAAGCCCATCTACAGCGTCCTGGACTGCTTCTTGGATGCGGTGAAGAGGCACCCCGCCAAGACCTTCCTGCACTTTGAAGGGCGTGAATATTCCTACGAGGAGGTGGACAGGCAGAGCAACAAGGTGGCCCGAGCGCTGCAGGCTGAAGCCCGGCTGAAGGAGGGGGACACCGTCGCGCTGTTTCTACCCAACGAGCCCGGCTTCGTGTGGACTTGGCTCGGTTTGGCCAAACTGGGCTGCCCGGCTGCTTTGCTCAACTTCAACATCCGATCCAAGTCCCTGCTGCACTGTTTCTCCTGCTGCGGGGCCAAAGTCATCAtcacctgcacag AGCTGCAGGACGCCGTGGAGGAGATTTTACCCACGCTCAGAGAGCAGGGGATCAGTGTGTATCTTATGTCGGACAAGTGCGGCGTGCAGGGCATCAACCCTCTGTCCGAGAAGATCTCCAAGGCCTCGGATCAGCCGCTGTCGCGGGACCTTCGGGCCAACATCCACATCCGGACTACAGCTCTCTACATCTACACATCTGGCACCACAG GTTTGCCCAAAGCAGCTGTGGTCACACACGAGAGGGTGTGGGCCGCCTCCTTCCTCCAGGCCGCAAGCGGGGTCACCTCAGAGGACGTCTTCTACATCAACCTGCCGCTCTACCACAGCGCCGGCTTCCTCATCGGGCTGTGCGGGTCCATCGAGAGAG GAAACACCGTCGTCCTCAGGAGAAAGTTTTCCGCCTCTCAGTTCTGGGATGACTGCAGGAAGAACAACGTGACGGTGATGCAGTACATCGGCGAGACGCTGCGCTACCTCTGCAACATGCCGAAG AAAGATAACGAGAAAAACCACAAAGTGAGAATCGCCATCGGCAACGGCCTCAGAACTGATGTTTGGACGGAGTTTCTGAACCGCTTTGGGGACATTAAAATCAGAGAGCTGTACGCCGCCACGGAGGGAAACATCGGCTTCATTAACTACACATCTAAAATCGGGGCGGTGGGACGAGTCAATTTTGTTCATAGG tttttatttccttacACATTGATTAAGTTCGACATTGAGAAGGAGGAGCCTGTCAGAAACTCTCAGGGTCTCTGCATTGAAGCATCTACAG GTGAGACGGGACTTTTGGTCGGAAAGATAACTCACAGGTCACCTTTTGTTGGCTACGCCGGCAACAAGCAGCAGACCGAGAAGAAGCGGCTCAGTGACGTCTTAGTAAAAGGCGACTTGTACTTCAACACCGGCGATCTGCTTCGGTTCGACAAAGACAACTTTGTGTACTTTCAGGATCGAGTCGGTGACACCTTCAG GTGGAAAGGGGAGAACGTGGCCACGTCTGAGGTTGCAGACATCCTCACGATGGCTCACTGCATCCAGGAGGCAAACGTTTACGGAGTTAAAGTTGAAG GACATGAAGGGCGCATTGGCATGGCGGCGGTCACTTTGAGAGAGGGCGAGGACTTCGACTGTTCAGACTCCTACAGGCACGTCGTCAACTACCTGCCAGCTTACGCCCGACCCCGATTCATCCGTGTTCAG CCCTGCCTGGAGATGACGGGGACATTTAAGATGAAGAAAGTcaagctggtggaggagggatTCAACCCGTCTCTCATCACTGATCCATTATTCTTTTTGGATCTGGAGAAGAAGAAATATGTGCCTCTAACAGAGGAGATCTACAAAGCAATCACTTTGAAAGAAATCAAACTCTAA
- the cep152 gene encoding centrosomal protein of 152 kDa isoform X1 codes for MSIDFDSAALQTQHDDEEYDQEDYAREQELHQLLTDLPDDMLEDSRDCSSPELEGSTYSNKNTGNSPQSQWNQQWSDHTHAQNFEDDYDGGPHADYAYKGGGAHINQHQSQNPPLPHTWNQEHQFGPEDYEYTNRCTENEDFPIHYEPQSYPERTENHMEYNGGEDYMDEQNSRNPFQNLKSELEDQLVNQYKVSYNPQHPAHLPKMSAQQEGPYDHLQRQLLDKTQQTADQEQISQLQILNKAQQRQIEDMERKLEDSRRSLRYLEHQFAIIKDEKDGLAVSLKESSRLVEQAKDREAQMQKKLTSVEQQLQTLSDRDQENVKKLRMADAAVDSMKQQMLELCRTDTLSRVREQHDRDIAIMKEQHDAALLVLQQKLDSASQGLSEQIDAGQRLREQVKLLERQREEEQLERARVVNSLSQRLEDSQQQCGKLLQTNSVQEMKQMELKLQQAQSSKALSENMNKALQEDMADLKEQITLYESAVKHGVVALDLNSEWDHHLSESCLDLGFKQSKRKNGVLHSVVAQQPDSKLPKDEALRLLRAEMQRCLGCLKGKRQKISQLQEELQQRQAQVHQLQTELEEAKLNSAVKESQMRTLDTPGDSQKELMKLQEEKQLLQEQVELLEKQNKELKVSEEKVKCANTELCTKMREMIQELDQEKQEAAQRSERINQQYRDDVVNRVRTELEQEHDAQLKQLTALHQEQLQQLQKQLSEVSDKMLAVQECYISVCKEKSLLEEMISNTEKEKEIEIQQQVDSRVAVVEAEWRAKLQEIEKAWTQRLKASKGDQQREAAELACQTDETEANGVMVSAEELDSRLTAQKQQLQLEADKMQRQAVEDTRKQVQRELQKKHLQDMAKQVEGAVTRAYNRWIEDLPSLPEYKTCLQAEREKWEMLQENLIKQRVSQALKDAEEQGTRNLPEQHGSGARGVEDLEEELADLRSQLEEASTEQAALLKAELAAARAAWNRDKQQEISVLQACSEQACQSKLQEQSKRMEQALQQVREDAELQREELLLQMEARLQQTVRAREEEWRRQFSERKTIQQMRAEFLAELQCGLAEVHKRLFESTKADQEGTDGRRTSGSTSEAMIHIIEASVRDVVNRAVSEAGKEWKRTSEEKLSRALKEAQDQHNREIHRVQSSSSQRKEPPRCSTECSETLSKLQKKNQELQRHLEKACRQLQHSIRDHKRSTQQLKDEHERKLQQMSSDHLQQLEEVKRNTETSGSSDQQSLHQGLEEMKQQYLTTVEKIRGDMLRYLQESRERAAEMIRTEVQRERQNTARKMRHYYLTCLQELLEDGGKTTGAEKKIMNAASKLAAMAKVLETPIRNKSVKKHSSPAVSTAVSGSQPSRSTAFRKKPSAITERPETSVEERPHEKTTSADWRQKTTAPVKTQAVSYQDGPACEEGSESRLPPQSPPKAASQFHVDFVNLSVSGRNMELFLQGGEASKEAARRWKPFLVQEPPVREEKPTDWTTTSCGVNLPRLSDSGRRVEPVKPFSVSAVREAGELDSLTSDSSHLTVYNEMPRKPETFTHAKKSAHREPTPGSEREGDCSGPLFSELRQRQQDSGFDSPLYQQRGAKDRQV; via the exons ccCACAGTCACAGTGGAACCAACAGTGGTCCGATCATACCCACGCACAG aactttgaggatgatTATGATGGAGGCCCGCACGCTGATTATGCCTACAAAGGTGGAGGAGCTCATATCAACCAGCATCAAAGTCAAAATCCGCCCTTGCCTCACACTTGGAATCAGGAACATCAGTTTGGACCGGAGGATTATGAATACACGAACAGATGTACAGAGAACGAGGATTTCCCCATTCATTATGAGCCGCAGTCATACCCAGAAAGAACTGAAAATCACATGGAATATAATGGAGGAGAGGACTACATGGATGAGCAGAACTCCAGAAACCCTTTTCAA AATTTGAAATCTGAGCTGGAGGATCAGCTTGTAAATCAGTATAAGGTCAGCTACAACCCGCAGCATCCCGCCCATCTACCAAAGATGTCCGCTCAGCAAGAAGGCCCATATGACCATCTGCAAAGACAGCTCCTTGATAAAACCCAAC aaactgcagatcaggagcagatttctcAGCTGCAGATTTTGAACAAAGCTCAACAAAGACAGATTGAAGACATGGAGCGAAAGCTGGAGGATTCACGCCGGAGTCTGAGATACTTGGAGCATCAGTTTGCAATTATCAAAG ATGAAAAGGACGGCCTGGCCGTCAGTCTGAAGGAATCCAGTCGACTGGTTGAACAGGCCAAAGACAGAGAGGCTCAGATGCAGAAAAAGCTAACATCTGTGGAGCAGCAACTACAGACCCTCAGTGACAGAGACCAGGAG AACGTAAAGAAACTGAGGATGGCAGACGCGGCCGTGGACAGCATGAAGCAGCAGATGCTGGAGCTTTGTCGCACTGATACCCTCTCTAGAGTGCGGGAGCAACATGACCGAGACATCGCCATCATGAAGGAGCAGCACGATGCCGCACTGCtagttctgcagcagaaacttGACTCGGCCTCTCAGGGTCTGAGCGAACAG ATTGATGCTGGTCAGAGGTTACGGGAGCAGGTGAAGCTTCTGGAGCGCCAAAGAGAAGAAGAGCAGCTGGAGAGGGCCAGAGTCGTCAATTCTCTTAGCCAGCGCCTGGAGGACAGCCAGCAGCAGTGTGGCAAGCTGCTTCAGACGA ATTCAGTCCAGGAGATGAAGCAAATGGAACTCAAGCTGCAGCAGGCTCAGTCCTCCAAAGCACTGAGCGAAAACATGAACAAAGCTTTACAG GAGGACATGGCCGACCTGAAGGAGCAGATCACTCTGTATGAATCTGCTGTCAAGCATGGGGTGGTGGCGTTAGACCTCAACAGTGAGTGGGACCACCATCTGTCCGAATCCTGTTTGGATTTGGGATTTAAGCAATCAAAGCGGAAGAATGGAGTCCTTCACAG TGTTGTGGCTCAGCAGCCAGATTCCAAGCTGCCCAAGGACGAGGCTTTGAGGCTCCTGCGGGCGGAGATGCAGCGCTGTCTGGGGTGCTTAAAGGGGAAGCGGCAGAAGATCAGTCAGCTGCAGGAGGAACTCCAGCAGCGCCAGGCTCAAGTTCACCAGCTGCAGACGGAGTTAGAGGAAGCAAAGCTCAACTCTGCT GTGAAGGAAAGTCAGATGAGGACTCTTGACACGCCTGGAGACTCTCAGAAGGAGCTGATGAAGCTacaagaagaaaagcagctcctacaggagcaggtggag CTTCTTGAAAAGCAAAATAAGGAGCTGAAAGTGAGCGAAGAAAAAGTGAAGTGTGCCAACACAGAGCTGTGCACCAAAATGAGGGAGATGATCCAGGAGCTGGACCAGGAAAAGCAAGAAGCAGCACAACG gtcTGAGCGGATTAACCAGCAGTATCGGGATGATGTGGTGAACCGGGTCAGAACCGAGCTCGAGCAGGAACACGACGCTCAGCTGAAACAGCTGACTGCACTTCACCAGGAACAGCTTCAGCAGCTGCA AAAGCAGCTGTCAGAAGTCAGTGATAAGATGCTAGCCGTGCAGGAGTGCTACATATCTGTCTGCAAGGAGAAGAGCTTGCTTGAGGAAATGATCAGCAACACTGAGAAGGAGAAGGAGATTGAAATCCAGCAGCAAGTGGACTCTCGTGTGGCTGTAGTCGAAGCTGAGTGGAGGGCGAAACTTCAAGAG ATTGAGAAAGCCTGGACTCAAAGGCTGAAGGCCTCTAAAGGAGATCAACAGAGAGAGGCAGCTGAGCTGGCTTGTCAAACGGATGAGACTGAGGCCAACGGTGTGATGGTTTCTGCTGAAGAGCTGGACTCCAGACTCACTGCGCAGAAACAGCAGCTCCAACTGGAAGCTGATAAAATGCAACGCCAAGCTGTGGAGGACACCAGGAAACAAGTCCAGAGAGAGCTGCAAAAGAAGCACCTGCAGGACATGGCAAAGCAG GTTGAAGGAGCAGTAACTCGTGCTTATAACCGCTGGATTGAGGATCTGCCATCTCTGCCTGAATACAAAACCTGTCTGCAAGCAGAAAGGGAAAAGTGGGAAATGTTGCAGGAAAATCTCATAAAACAAAGA GTGTCCCAGGCTCTGAAGGATGCAGAGGAGCAGGGTACCAGGAACCTGCCGGAGCAGCACGGCTCTGGAGCCAGAGGAGTGGAGGATCTCGAAGAGGAGCTGGCGGATCTCAGGAGCCAGCTAGAAGAGGCATCGACGGAGCAGGCCGCTCTGCTGAAAGCTGAGCTGGCTGCAGCAAGAGCTGCCTGGAACAGAGACAAACAGCAGGAGATCTCCGTCCTCCAGGCCTGCAGCGAGCAGGCGTGCCAGTCCAAGCTGCAGGAGCAAAGCAAGAGGATGGAGCAGGCTCTGCAGCAGGTCAGAGAGGATGCTGAGCTCCAGAGGGAGGAGCtactcctacagatggaggccAGACTCCAGCAGACTGTGAGGGCACGAGAGGAAGAGTGGAGACGCCAGTTCTCTGAGAGGAAGACGATCCAGCAGATGAGAGCAGAGTTCCTTGCAGAACTTCAGTGTGGACTAGCTGAAGTTCATAAGCGACTCTTTGAGAGCACAAAAGCAGATCAGGAAGGGACTGACGGCAGAAGAACCAGCGGATCCACCTCAGAGGCGATGATACACATCATTGAAGCCTCTGTCAGAGATGTGGTGAATAGAGCCGTTTCAGAGGCCGGAAAGGAGTGGAAAAGG ACGAGTGAGGAAAAACTAAGCCGAGCCCTAAAAGAAGCTCAAGATCAGCATAACAGAGAAATCCACAGAGTCCAAA GTTCTTCATCCCAGAGGAAGGAGCCGCCGCGCTGCAGCACAGAGTGCTCGGAAACGCTGAGcaaactgcagaagaagaaccaggagctgcagagacacTTGGAGAAAGCCTGTCGCCAACTGCAGCACAGCATCCGAGATCACAAAAGATCCACGCAGCAGCTGAAAG ATGAGCATGAAAGAAAACTGCAACAGATGTCATCGGATCATCTGCAACAACTAGAGGAAGTGAAGAGAAACACAGAAACGTCTGG AAGTTCTGACCAACAAAGTCTTCATCAAGGTCTAGAGGAGATGAAGCAGCAGTATCTGACCACCGTGGAGAAGATCAGAG GAGACATGTTGCGTTACCTCCAGGAGAGCCGTGAGCGTGCAGCAGAGATGATCCGTACTGAGGTGCAGCGGGAGAGGCAGAACACGGCCAGAAAGATGCGGCACTATTACCTGACCTGTCTGCAGGAGTTACTGGAGGACGGGGGCAAGACGACGGG AGCTGAAAAGAAAATCATGAATGCTGCAAGCAAACTGGCGGCTATGGCCAAAGTGCTGGAAACTCCAATCAGAAATAAATCTGTAAAGAAGCACAGTTCACCAG CTGTGTCCACCGCCGTGTCTGGCAGCCAGCCGAGCAGAAGCACGGCTTTCAGGAAGAAGCCGTCAGCGATAACGGAGCGTCCAGAGACGAGTGTGGAAGAAAGACCTCACGAGAAGACGACTTCTGCTGATTGGAGACAGAAAACTACTGCTCCAGTTAAGACTCAAGCTGTAAGCTACCAGGACGGCCCTGCATGTGAAGAAGGTTCAGAATCCAGGCTGCCTCCACAGTCTCCACCCAAAGCGGCTTCTCAGTTCCACGTCGATTTTGTGAACTTGTCTGTGAGTGGCAGAAACATGGAGCTGTTCCTGCAGGGAGGAGAGGCAAGCAAAGAGGCAGCACGACGATGGAAACCTTTTCTGGTCCAGGAGCCTCCTGTCAGAGAGGAGAAACCGACGGACTGGACTACGACGAGCTGTGGCGTCAATCTCCCCAGACTGTCTGACTCTGGGAGGAGAGTCGAACCTGTGAAGCCTTTTTCTGTGTCCGCCGTCAGAGAGGCGGGAGAGCTGGACAGCCTCACCTCAGACTCGTCCCACCTAACAGTTTATAACGAGATGCCCAGGAAGCCCGAAACCTTCACCCACGCAAAGAAAAGTGCTCACCGAGAGCCGACGCCGGGATCAGAACGCGAGGGAGATTGTTCCGGACCGTTGTTCTCCGAGCTGAGACAGCGGCAACAAGACAGCGGCTTTGACAGTCCGCTCTACCAGCAAAGAGGAGCAAAGGACAGGCAGGTGTGA
- the cep152 gene encoding centrosomal protein of 152 kDa isoform X2: MGPSIVEAVEDLRNIQQSLWELHQLLTDLPDDMLEDSRDCSSPELEGSTYSNKNTGNSPQSQWNQQWSDHTHAQNFEDDYDGGPHADYAYKGGGAHINQHQSQNPPLPHTWNQEHQFGPEDYEYTNRCTENEDFPIHYEPQSYPERTENHMEYNGGEDYMDEQNSRNPFQNLKSELEDQLVNQYKVSYNPQHPAHLPKMSAQQEGPYDHLQRQLLDKTQQTADQEQISQLQILNKAQQRQIEDMERKLEDSRRSLRYLEHQFAIIKDEKDGLAVSLKESSRLVEQAKDREAQMQKKLTSVEQQLQTLSDRDQENVKKLRMADAAVDSMKQQMLELCRTDTLSRVREQHDRDIAIMKEQHDAALLVLQQKLDSASQGLSEQIDAGQRLREQVKLLERQREEEQLERARVVNSLSQRLEDSQQQCGKLLQTNSVQEMKQMELKLQQAQSSKALSENMNKALQEDMADLKEQITLYESAVKHGVVALDLNSEWDHHLSESCLDLGFKQSKRKNGVLHSVVAQQPDSKLPKDEALRLLRAEMQRCLGCLKGKRQKISQLQEELQQRQAQVHQLQTELEEAKLNSAVKESQMRTLDTPGDSQKELMKLQEEKQLLQEQVELLEKQNKELKVSEEKVKCANTELCTKMREMIQELDQEKQEAAQRSERINQQYRDDVVNRVRTELEQEHDAQLKQLTALHQEQLQQLQKQLSEVSDKMLAVQECYISVCKEKSLLEEMISNTEKEKEIEIQQQVDSRVAVVEAEWRAKLQEIEKAWTQRLKASKGDQQREAAELACQTDETEANGVMVSAEELDSRLTAQKQQLQLEADKMQRQAVEDTRKQVQRELQKKHLQDMAKQVEGAVTRAYNRWIEDLPSLPEYKTCLQAEREKWEMLQENLIKQRVSQALKDAEEQGTRNLPEQHGSGARGVEDLEEELADLRSQLEEASTEQAALLKAELAAARAAWNRDKQQEISVLQACSEQACQSKLQEQSKRMEQALQQVREDAELQREELLLQMEARLQQTVRAREEEWRRQFSERKTIQQMRAEFLAELQCGLAEVHKRLFESTKADQEGTDGRRTSGSTSEAMIHIIEASVRDVVNRAVSEAGKEWKRTSEEKLSRALKEAQDQHNREIHRVQSSSSQRKEPPRCSTECSETLSKLQKKNQELQRHLEKACRQLQHSIRDHKRSTQQLKDEHERKLQQMSSDHLQQLEEVKRNTETSGSSDQQSLHQGLEEMKQQYLTTVEKIRGDMLRYLQESRERAAEMIRTEVQRERQNTARKMRHYYLTCLQELLEDGGKTTGAEKKIMNAASKLAAMAKVLETPIRNKSVKKHSSPAVSTAVSGSQPSRSTAFRKKPSAITERPETSVEERPHEKTTSADWRQKTTAPVKTQAVSYQDGPACEEGSESRLPPQSPPKAASQFHVDFVNLSVSGRNMELFLQGGEASKEAARRWKPFLVQEPPVREEKPTDWTTTSCGVNLPRLSDSGRRVEPVKPFSVSAVREAGELDSLTSDSSHLTVYNEMPRKPETFTHAKKSAHREPTPGSEREGDCSGPLFSELRQRQQDSGFDSPLYQQRGAKDRQV; this comes from the exons ccCACAGTCACAGTGGAACCAACAGTGGTCCGATCATACCCACGCACAG aactttgaggatgatTATGATGGAGGCCCGCACGCTGATTATGCCTACAAAGGTGGAGGAGCTCATATCAACCAGCATCAAAGTCAAAATCCGCCCTTGCCTCACACTTGGAATCAGGAACATCAGTTTGGACCGGAGGATTATGAATACACGAACAGATGTACAGAGAACGAGGATTTCCCCATTCATTATGAGCCGCAGTCATACCCAGAAAGAACTGAAAATCACATGGAATATAATGGAGGAGAGGACTACATGGATGAGCAGAACTCCAGAAACCCTTTTCAA AATTTGAAATCTGAGCTGGAGGATCAGCTTGTAAATCAGTATAAGGTCAGCTACAACCCGCAGCATCCCGCCCATCTACCAAAGATGTCCGCTCAGCAAGAAGGCCCATATGACCATCTGCAAAGACAGCTCCTTGATAAAACCCAAC aaactgcagatcaggagcagatttctcAGCTGCAGATTTTGAACAAAGCTCAACAAAGACAGATTGAAGACATGGAGCGAAAGCTGGAGGATTCACGCCGGAGTCTGAGATACTTGGAGCATCAGTTTGCAATTATCAAAG ATGAAAAGGACGGCCTGGCCGTCAGTCTGAAGGAATCCAGTCGACTGGTTGAACAGGCCAAAGACAGAGAGGCTCAGATGCAGAAAAAGCTAACATCTGTGGAGCAGCAACTACAGACCCTCAGTGACAGAGACCAGGAG AACGTAAAGAAACTGAGGATGGCAGACGCGGCCGTGGACAGCATGAAGCAGCAGATGCTGGAGCTTTGTCGCACTGATACCCTCTCTAGAGTGCGGGAGCAACATGACCGAGACATCGCCATCATGAAGGAGCAGCACGATGCCGCACTGCtagttctgcagcagaaacttGACTCGGCCTCTCAGGGTCTGAGCGAACAG ATTGATGCTGGTCAGAGGTTACGGGAGCAGGTGAAGCTTCTGGAGCGCCAAAGAGAAGAAGAGCAGCTGGAGAGGGCCAGAGTCGTCAATTCTCTTAGCCAGCGCCTGGAGGACAGCCAGCAGCAGTGTGGCAAGCTGCTTCAGACGA ATTCAGTCCAGGAGATGAAGCAAATGGAACTCAAGCTGCAGCAGGCTCAGTCCTCCAAAGCACTGAGCGAAAACATGAACAAAGCTTTACAG GAGGACATGGCCGACCTGAAGGAGCAGATCACTCTGTATGAATCTGCTGTCAAGCATGGGGTGGTGGCGTTAGACCTCAACAGTGAGTGGGACCACCATCTGTCCGAATCCTGTTTGGATTTGGGATTTAAGCAATCAAAGCGGAAGAATGGAGTCCTTCACAG TGTTGTGGCTCAGCAGCCAGATTCCAAGCTGCCCAAGGACGAGGCTTTGAGGCTCCTGCGGGCGGAGATGCAGCGCTGTCTGGGGTGCTTAAAGGGGAAGCGGCAGAAGATCAGTCAGCTGCAGGAGGAACTCCAGCAGCGCCAGGCTCAAGTTCACCAGCTGCAGACGGAGTTAGAGGAAGCAAAGCTCAACTCTGCT GTGAAGGAAAGTCAGATGAGGACTCTTGACACGCCTGGAGACTCTCAGAAGGAGCTGATGAAGCTacaagaagaaaagcagctcctacaggagcaggtggag CTTCTTGAAAAGCAAAATAAGGAGCTGAAAGTGAGCGAAGAAAAAGTGAAGTGTGCCAACACAGAGCTGTGCACCAAAATGAGGGAGATGATCCAGGAGCTGGACCAGGAAAAGCAAGAAGCAGCACAACG gtcTGAGCGGATTAACCAGCAGTATCGGGATGATGTGGTGAACCGGGTCAGAACCGAGCTCGAGCAGGAACACGACGCTCAGCTGAAACAGCTGACTGCACTTCACCAGGAACAGCTTCAGCAGCTGCA AAAGCAGCTGTCAGAAGTCAGTGATAAGATGCTAGCCGTGCAGGAGTGCTACATATCTGTCTGCAAGGAGAAGAGCTTGCTTGAGGAAATGATCAGCAACACTGAGAAGGAGAAGGAGATTGAAATCCAGCAGCAAGTGGACTCTCGTGTGGCTGTAGTCGAAGCTGAGTGGAGGGCGAAACTTCAAGAG ATTGAGAAAGCCTGGACTCAAAGGCTGAAGGCCTCTAAAGGAGATCAACAGAGAGAGGCAGCTGAGCTGGCTTGTCAAACGGATGAGACTGAGGCCAACGGTGTGATGGTTTCTGCTGAAGAGCTGGACTCCAGACTCACTGCGCAGAAACAGCAGCTCCAACTGGAAGCTGATAAAATGCAACGCCAAGCTGTGGAGGACACCAGGAAACAAGTCCAGAGAGAGCTGCAAAAGAAGCACCTGCAGGACATGGCAAAGCAG GTTGAAGGAGCAGTAACTCGTGCTTATAACCGCTGGATTGAGGATCTGCCATCTCTGCCTGAATACAAAACCTGTCTGCAAGCAGAAAGGGAAAAGTGGGAAATGTTGCAGGAAAATCTCATAAAACAAAGA GTGTCCCAGGCTCTGAAGGATGCAGAGGAGCAGGGTACCAGGAACCTGCCGGAGCAGCACGGCTCTGGAGCCAGAGGAGTGGAGGATCTCGAAGAGGAGCTGGCGGATCTCAGGAGCCAGCTAGAAGAGGCATCGACGGAGCAGGCCGCTCTGCTGAAAGCTGAGCTGGCTGCAGCAAGAGCTGCCTGGAACAGAGACAAACAGCAGGAGATCTCCGTCCTCCAGGCCTGCAGCGAGCAGGCGTGCCAGTCCAAGCTGCAGGAGCAAAGCAAGAGGATGGAGCAGGCTCTGCAGCAGGTCAGAGAGGATGCTGAGCTCCAGAGGGAGGAGCtactcctacagatggaggccAGACTCCAGCAGACTGTGAGGGCACGAGAGGAAGAGTGGAGACGCCAGTTCTCTGAGAGGAAGACGATCCAGCAGATGAGAGCAGAGTTCCTTGCAGAACTTCAGTGTGGACTAGCTGAAGTTCATAAGCGACTCTTTGAGAGCACAAAAGCAGATCAGGAAGGGACTGACGGCAGAAGAACCAGCGGATCCACCTCAGAGGCGATGATACACATCATTGAAGCCTCTGTCAGAGATGTGGTGAATAGAGCCGTTTCAGAGGCCGGAAAGGAGTGGAAAAGG ACGAGTGAGGAAAAACTAAGCCGAGCCCTAAAAGAAGCTCAAGATCAGCATAACAGAGAAATCCACAGAGTCCAAA GTTCTTCATCCCAGAGGAAGGAGCCGCCGCGCTGCAGCACAGAGTGCTCGGAAACGCTGAGcaaactgcagaagaagaaccaggagctgcagagacacTTGGAGAAAGCCTGTCGCCAACTGCAGCACAGCATCCGAGATCACAAAAGATCCACGCAGCAGCTGAAAG ATGAGCATGAAAGAAAACTGCAACAGATGTCATCGGATCATCTGCAACAACTAGAGGAAGTGAAGAGAAACACAGAAACGTCTGG AAGTTCTGACCAACAAAGTCTTCATCAAGGTCTAGAGGAGATGAAGCAGCAGTATCTGACCACCGTGGAGAAGATCAGAG GAGACATGTTGCGTTACCTCCAGGAGAGCCGTGAGCGTGCAGCAGAGATGATCCGTACTGAGGTGCAGCGGGAGAGGCAGAACACGGCCAGAAAGATGCGGCACTATTACCTGACCTGTCTGCAGGAGTTACTGGAGGACGGGGGCAAGACGACGGG AGCTGAAAAGAAAATCATGAATGCTGCAAGCAAACTGGCGGCTATGGCCAAAGTGCTGGAAACTCCAATCAGAAATAAATCTGTAAAGAAGCACAGTTCACCAG CTGTGTCCACCGCCGTGTCTGGCAGCCAGCCGAGCAGAAGCACGGCTTTCAGGAAGAAGCCGTCAGCGATAACGGAGCGTCCAGAGACGAGTGTGGAAGAAAGACCTCACGAGAAGACGACTTCTGCTGATTGGAGACAGAAAACTACTGCTCCAGTTAAGACTCAAGCTGTAAGCTACCAGGACGGCCCTGCATGTGAAGAAGGTTCAGAATCCAGGCTGCCTCCACAGTCTCCACCCAAAGCGGCTTCTCAGTTCCACGTCGATTTTGTGAACTTGTCTGTGAGTGGCAGAAACATGGAGCTGTTCCTGCAGGGAGGAGAGGCAAGCAAAGAGGCAGCACGACGATGGAAACCTTTTCTGGTCCAGGAGCCTCCTGTCAGAGAGGAGAAACCGACGGACTGGACTACGACGAGCTGTGGCGTCAATCTCCCCAGACTGTCTGACTCTGGGAGGAGAGTCGAACCTGTGAAGCCTTTTTCTGTGTCCGCCGTCAGAGAGGCGGGAGAGCTGGACAGCCTCACCTCAGACTCGTCCCACCTAACAGTTTATAACGAGATGCCCAGGAAGCCCGAAACCTTCACCCACGCAAAGAAAAGTGCTCACCGAGAGCCGACGCCGGGATCAGAACGCGAGGGAGATTGTTCCGGACCGTTGTTCTCCGAGCTGAGACAGCGGCAACAAGACAGCGGCTTTGACAGTCCGCTCTACCAGCAAAGAGGAGCAAAGGACAGGCAGGTGTGA